TGATCTTGGAGAGGCCTGAGTAGCCGGTTGGGAAGAGCGCCGCGTGCCAACCGAACAAGCGCTCGCGGGTGACCGGGGCCGCGCAGTTGGCCGTGGCGTCGAGCACCATCTCGACCACGCCCTCGACATGTCGATCCACCGGCGCCAGGGCGCCGATGTCCACACCCAAGCGACGCGCGATGCTCGAACGCACGGACTCGACGTCGAGCCGTTCGCCCTCGATCTCGCTGGTCTTGACCACGTCGGAGGTCAAGGCCGAGAGGCTCGCCTGGTCGCGCTTTGGCCTGCCGACGTCAGCCAGGCGCCCCATCAGCAGACCTTGGGCGCGGCTGACCTCGGCCAAGGGGCCGGCCAGGGCCGCCAGGTCGTAGCGCCACTTGGGCCAGTCGTCAGCCTGCCAGATGTACTTGCAATCGCCGCTGTTCATGCGGAGATTATCGGTCACATTCTCCGCATTGGCAAGTTATTCACCGCGTAATATGCGGTGATAGTGGCACCATTCGCCGCATGGAAGACGAGGAGACACGCCACACGCTTCAGGAATGGGTGTAAGTGGATGTCCATTTGGGTTTGCAGGCAAACCGATCCATGGTTCGTCGTTTCGGATATTTCGTTTATGCTGCTCGCCATGACCTTGATGGAAGCCCCCCAGGAGGCTGCCATGACGGCGCCCCCACCCGCCCGCCCGCTGCCCACGACAGAGGAGGTCGCACTCGCCCGGGAGAGCGGCCGGGCTCTGTCCTCTTACCTGCTGACCGACGCCGAGACGCAGCATATCGAGATCGTCGACGACCAGGGCATCGCCCACTCGGTTCGGGTCCCGGTGTCGGCGCTGCGGCTTTTCGTCGACGTCCTCACCGAGATCGGTGAAGGCAATGCGGTCGCCGTCGTCCCGATCCATGCCGAGCTCACGACACAGGAGGCGGCGGACGTGCTCAATGTCTCGCGGCCGTTCCTGGTTCAACTGCTGGAGCGCGGCGAGATCCCGTTCCACAAGATCGGCACTCATCGCCGCGTCCGCTACCAGGACGTCATCGCCTACAAGGAGTGCATCGACGCCGAGCGCCACAAGGCCCTCGACGCCTTGGCCGAGCAGGCCCAGGCGCTCAAGATGGGGTATGAGTGACCGCCAAAAGGTAGGCGCGTGTTGACAACGGCTACACGCGGTTCTAGGATTTGTGTATACATCGTGTATGCGGGAGTG
The sequence above is drawn from the Thermithiobacillus tepidarius DSM 3134 genome and encodes:
- a CDS encoding helix-turn-helix domain-containing protein → MLLAMTLMEAPQEAAMTAPPPARPLPTTEEVALARESGRALSSYLLTDAETQHIEIVDDQGIAHSVRVPVSALRLFVDVLTEIGEGNAVAVVPIHAELTTQEAADVLNVSRPFLVQLLERGEIPFHKIGTHRRVRYQDVIAYKECIDAERHKALDALAEQAQALKMGYE